A region from the Lysobacter antibioticus genome encodes:
- a CDS encoding helix-turn-helix domain-containing protein has translation MAISIELIDGLKRFLRAQDLTYRDLALRLKLSEAAVKRMFSRRAMSLQRLQQICDVLDIGLVELSAEAGRGRAPMAMLSEEQEQALVDDPALLLALFLTLNRWKQADVQAHFTFDDVKWTALLVRLDRLGIIELMPGNRGRPLTARNFRWRADGPMERHFRLRMLGDYFADPFDGEQDVLLLLSGALSVAGIRQLKQRLGEVAREFDGLLARDAALSAQERIGVSLVLAQKPWLLQLFHPYRRSQG, from the coding sequence ATGGCGATTTCCATTGAACTCATCGACGGCCTGAAGCGCTTTCTGCGCGCCCAGGACCTGACCTACCGCGACCTGGCCCTGCGCCTCAAGCTCAGCGAGGCGGCGGTCAAGCGGATGTTTTCGCGGCGGGCGATGAGCCTGCAGCGGCTGCAGCAGATCTGCGACGTGCTCGATATCGGCCTGGTCGAGTTGAGCGCCGAAGCCGGCCGCGGCCGCGCGCCGATGGCCATGCTCAGCGAAGAGCAGGAGCAGGCCCTGGTCGACGATCCGGCCCTGCTATTGGCCTTGTTCCTGACCTTGAACCGATGGAAACAGGCGGACGTGCAAGCGCATTTCACCTTCGACGACGTCAAGTGGACGGCGTTGCTGGTGCGGCTGGACCGGCTGGGCATCATCGAGTTGATGCCCGGCAACCGCGGCCGGCCGCTGACCGCGCGCAACTTCCGTTGGCGCGCCGACGGCCCGATGGAGCGGCATTTCCGCCTGCGCATGCTCGGCGACTATTTCGCCGACCCCTTCGACGGCGAACAGGACGTGTTGTTGCTGCTCAGCGGCGCGCTCAGCGTCGCCGGCATCCGTCAGCTCAAGCAGCGCCTGGGCGAGGTCGCGCGCGAGTTCGACGGCTTGTTGGCGCGCGATGCTGCGTTGAGCGCGCAAGAGCGGATCGGCGTGAGTCTGGTGTTGGCGCAGAAGCCGTGGCTGTTGCAGTTGTTTCACCCGTATCGGCGTTCGCAGGGATAA
- a CDS encoding DUF2145 domain-containing protein: MVALAVVVLGVLPAQGRAGTRCENQTVTPQKLAAAAQTALTVATALDQRDAPAALVARVGTDLSAQGLVYSHVGFVVRDHAAGRWTAVHLLNECGSDRSGLYTQGLVNFFADDLVNQDARIVWLQPAQAERLAAHLRGLPSRGLHQPHYNLIARPGSADYQNSTAWVLELFAATLPDASAPGNRREAYRVAIADGFRPDRVRIPYSKRVLGGLFTANVAFSDHPIGTRLAGDYPVVTVRSIVDYLARGGHISEQREWRNGRLMANPGAL; the protein is encoded by the coding sequence ATGGTCGCGTTGGCGGTGGTGGTCCTGGGAGTGTTGCCTGCACAGGGACGTGCAGGCACTCGCTGCGAGAACCAGACCGTCACCCCACAGAAACTGGCCGCGGCGGCGCAAACCGCGCTGACTGTCGCCACCGCGCTCGACCAACGCGATGCACCCGCCGCACTGGTCGCCCGCGTCGGCACCGACTTGTCGGCGCAGGGCCTGGTCTATAGCCATGTCGGTTTCGTCGTGCGCGATCATGCCGCCGGCCGTTGGACCGCGGTGCATTTGCTCAACGAGTGCGGCAGCGACCGCTCTGGCCTGTACACGCAAGGCTTGGTCAACTTCTTCGCCGACGACCTGGTCAATCAGGACGCACGCATCGTCTGGCTGCAACCGGCCCAGGCCGAACGCCTCGCCGCCCACCTGCGCGGCCTGCCGAGCCGGGGCCTGCACCAGCCGCACTACAACCTGATCGCACGCCCCGGCAGCGCCGACTACCAGAACTCGACCGCATGGGTGCTGGAGCTGTTCGCCGCGACCCTGCCGGACGCATCCGCGCCCGGCAATCGGCGCGAGGCCTATCGCGTTGCGATCGCCGACGGCTTTCGCCCCGATCGCGTGCGGATTCCCTATTCCAAGCGCGTGCTCGGCGGTTTGTTCACGGCCAATGTCGCCTTCAGCGATCACCCGATCGGCACCCGCCTCGCCGGCGACTACCCGGTGGTGACCGTGCGTTCGATCGTCGACTACCTGGCGCGCGGCGGGCACATCAGCGAGCAGCGCGAATGGCGCAACGGACGCTTGATGGCGAATCCGGGCGCGTTGTAG
- a CDS encoding acylphosphatase, translated as MSAARFFVAGKVQGVWFRASTREQALALGLRGYANNLADGRVEVLAVGDEAALARLAEWLGHGPAQARVDRVIREPAREDEAGADFVCG; from the coding sequence ATGAGCGCGGCGCGTTTCTTCGTGGCCGGCAAGGTCCAGGGCGTGTGGTTCCGCGCCTCGACCCGCGAGCAGGCGCTCGCCCTGGGGCTGCGCGGTTACGCCAACAATCTCGCCGATGGCCGGGTCGAAGTGCTGGCGGTGGGCGACGAAGCGGCCTTGGCGCGTCTTGCCGAGTGGCTGGGGCATGGTCCGGCGCAGGCGCGGGTGGACCGCGTGATCCGCGAGCCGGCGCGCGAGGACGAAGCCGGCGCCGACTTCGTCTGCGGTTGA
- a CDS encoding TlpA family protein disulfide reductase → MIPSHRKSTLPSLSALALAVAVLSLGACKQPQTPARDDNPAATTDAKPAPAPVVDTKPADAKPADAPPADAAGDTPELRIATIDGKTYDLGERRGRWVVVNFWATWCAPCIKEMPELSALDTMRDHIEVIGLAYEEIELADMQAFLKKHPVSYPIAILDVADPPKAFDTPRGLPMTYLIGPDGKVAEKFLGPVDAKKIEAAIAKASAKVAVPKA, encoded by the coding sequence ATGATCCCGAGTCATCGCAAGTCCACCCTGCCTTCGTTGTCCGCATTGGCGCTCGCCGTTGCCGTGTTGTCGCTCGGCGCTTGCAAGCAGCCGCAGACGCCGGCCAGGGACGACAACCCGGCCGCGACGACCGACGCCAAACCTGCGCCGGCCCCGGTCGTGGACACGAAACCGGCCGATGCCAAGCCGGCCGACGCGCCGCCCGCCGATGCCGCGGGCGACACGCCCGAGTTGCGCATCGCGACCATCGACGGCAAGACCTACGATCTGGGCGAGCGCCGCGGCCGTTGGGTGGTGGTGAACTTCTGGGCGACCTGGTGCGCACCGTGCATCAAGGAAATGCCCGAGTTGTCGGCGCTGGACACCATGCGCGACCACATCGAAGTGATCGGCCTGGCCTACGAGGAAATCGAACTCGCCGACATGCAGGCCTTCCTCAAGAAGCACCCGGTGTCGTATCCGATCGCGATCCTCGACGTCGCCGACCCGCCGAAGGCCTTCGATACCCCGCGCGGCTTGCCGATGACCTATCTGATCGGGCCCGACGGCAAGGTCGCGGAGAAATTCCTCGGCCCGGTCGACGCCAAGAAGATCGAGGCCGCCATCGCCAAGGCCTCGGCAAAGGTGGCCGTGCCGAAGGCATGA
- a CDS encoding YihY family inner membrane protein codes for MEPLDSIYRWSDRVRDRARAGTFFRFLARRFLDDNLFQAAGALSYTTVFALVPLSMVVFGVLSAFPMFGEWSDRLSDYIFSNFVPSAARSVESYLKQFSANAGQLTTAGVIALVVSLLITLNGVESAFNRIWRIHSPRPRLGRFLVYWTVLTLGALIAAASLAISARFFAMDVFSTQPGRWLESLLLRVAPMLLEWLAFAAIYRVVPHRTIKWRHAVAGAFLAMLLFETIKSGIGLYLGSFGSYSKIYGTLAFVPIFLLWIYLSWIAVLLGASLASSISAFRYQPASMRLPLGFEMYGLLRLLARFNEARKRGRGLHIDDIQQLEPMLTDSLVQQMLEQLGEISVVRRAENGEWLLARDLDELSLGELYEACNLRIPIAEAMLPCRDDSLGQSAVAAMDELRVPLRALMKRRVSSIHAEEEGT; via the coding sequence ATGGAACCTTTGGACTCGATCTATCGCTGGAGCGACCGGGTGCGCGATCGCGCTCGCGCCGGGACGTTCTTCCGCTTCCTGGCCCGCCGCTTTCTCGACGACAACCTGTTCCAGGCCGCCGGCGCCTTGTCCTACACCACCGTGTTCGCGCTGGTGCCGCTGTCGATGGTCGTGTTCGGCGTGCTGTCGGCGTTCCCGATGTTCGGTGAATGGAGCGACCGCCTCAGCGACTACATCTTCTCCAACTTCGTGCCCTCGGCGGCGCGCTCGGTGGAGAGCTACCTCAAGCAGTTTTCGGCCAACGCCGGCCAGCTGACGACGGCGGGCGTGATCGCCTTGGTGGTCTCGCTGTTGATCACCCTCAACGGCGTGGAGTCGGCGTTCAACCGGATCTGGCGCATCCATTCGCCGCGCCCGCGCCTCGGCCGCTTCCTGGTCTATTGGACCGTGCTCACGCTCGGCGCCCTGATCGCCGCGGCGAGCCTGGCGATCTCGGCGCGCTTCTTCGCCATGGACGTGTTTTCGACCCAGCCCGGGCGCTGGCTCGAAAGCCTGTTGCTGCGGGTCGCGCCGATGTTGTTGGAATGGCTGGCCTTCGCCGCGATCTACCGGGTCGTGCCGCATCGCACGATCAAGTGGCGGCACGCGGTTGCCGGCGCTTTCCTGGCGATGCTGCTGTTCGAGACGATCAAGAGCGGCATCGGCCTGTACCTGGGCAGTTTCGGCTCGTACTCGAAGATCTACGGCACCCTGGCGTTCGTGCCGATCTTCCTGCTGTGGATCTATCTGAGCTGGATCGCGGTGCTGCTCGGCGCGTCGCTGGCCTCGTCGATCTCGGCCTTCCGCTACCAGCCCGCGTCGATGCGCCTGCCGCTCGGTTTCGAAATGTACGGCCTGCTGCGCCTGCTTGCGCGCTTCAACGAGGCGCGCAAGCGCGGCCGCGGCCTGCACATCGACGATATCCAGCAACTCGAGCCGATGCTGACCGATTCGCTGGTCCAGCAGATGCTCGAGCAACTCGGCGAGATCAGCGTGGTGCGTCGCGCCGAGAACGGCGAGTGGCTGCTCGCGCGCGATCTCGACGAGCTTTCGCTCGGCGAGTTGTACGAAGCCTGCAACCTGCGCATTCCGATCGCCGAGGCGATGCTGCCCTGCCGCGACGACTCGCTGGGCCAGTCCGCGGTCGCGGCGATGGACGAACTGCGTGTGCCCCTGCGCGCGCTCATGAAACGACGCGTGTCCAGCATTCACGCTGAAGAGGAAGGAACATGA
- the wrbA gene encoding NAD(P)H:quinone oxidoreductase, whose amino-acid sequence MTEVLVLYYSRGGSVARLARQIARGIGEVDGIAARVRSVPPVAAITQTAAPPVPEDGAPYVEARDLAECAGLVLGSPTRFGNMAAPVKHWLDGLGAEWASGALVGKPAGVFTSTASQHGGQESTLLTMMVPLLHHGCVIVGIPYTEPLLSTTRGGGSPYGASHVAGPQDDPQLSDDEAVLARALGRRVAELVAKVSR is encoded by the coding sequence ATGACCGAAGTTCTGGTGCTCTATTACAGCCGCGGCGGATCGGTGGCGCGGCTGGCGCGGCAGATCGCGCGCGGGATCGGCGAAGTCGACGGCATCGCCGCGCGGGTGCGCAGCGTGCCGCCGGTGGCGGCGATCACCCAGACCGCGGCGCCGCCGGTGCCCGAGGACGGCGCGCCCTACGTCGAAGCCCGCGACCTGGCCGAATGCGCCGGGCTGGTGCTCGGCAGCCCGACCCGGTTCGGCAACATGGCCGCACCGGTCAAGCACTGGCTCGACGGGCTCGGCGCCGAATGGGCCAGCGGCGCCCTGGTCGGCAAGCCGGCCGGCGTGTTCACCTCGACCGCGAGCCAGCACGGCGGCCAGGAATCGACCCTGCTGACGATGATGGTGCCGTTGCTCCACCACGGCTGCGTGATCGTCGGCATTCCCTATACCGAACCCTTGCTCAGCACCACGCGCGGCGGCGGCAGCCCCTACGGCGCCAGCCATGTCGCCGGGCCCCAGGACGACCCGCAGCTCAGCGACGACGAAGCCGTGCTGGCGCGCGCCCTCGGCCGCCGTGTCGCCGAACTGGTCGCCAAGGTGAGCCGATGA
- a CDS encoding DUF2069 domain-containing protein, protein MSAAAPRPRSNLVLLLALLGLSALYAAWMLSQRHLAATLVVFVLPPLLLAIGVWRQNRHAAYWAGVLALGWFSHGVMVAWSRPPERLQGWIELALAVTVVFAANLPGIQARFGRKS, encoded by the coding sequence ATGAGCGCCGCCGCGCCGCGCCCCCGCTCCAACCTCGTCCTGCTGCTGGCCCTGCTGGGCCTGAGTGCGCTGTATGCGGCGTGGATGCTGTCGCAGCGCCATCTGGCCGCGACCCTGGTCGTGTTCGTGCTGCCGCCGCTGCTGCTCGCGATCGGCGTGTGGCGCCAAAACCGCCATGCCGCCTACTGGGCCGGGGTGTTGGCGCTGGGCTGGTTCAGCCACGGGGTGATGGTGGCCTGGTCGCGGCCGCCGGAACGCCTGCAGGGCTGGATCGAACTGGCCCTGGCCGTGACCGTCGTGTTCGCCGCCAACCTGCCCGGCATCCAGGCCCGCTTCGGCAGGAAATCCTGA
- a CDS encoding asparaginase domain-containing protein: MDQLCIVTTGGTIDKIYFDDKSDYQIGEPQIGRILDELGVAFRYSVIPIIRKDSLHINAGDRELIRAAIAAQDAQHVLVTHGTDSMVETAKVLATIPNKTIVMTGALNPARFRGSDAEFNIGTAVGAVQSLPPGVYIAMNGRIWDPSKVRKNVDANRFEAI, from the coding sequence ATGGACCAGCTCTGCATCGTCACCACCGGCGGCACGATCGACAAGATCTACTTCGACGACAAGTCGGACTACCAGATCGGCGAACCGCAGATCGGCCGCATCCTCGACGAGCTCGGCGTGGCCTTCCGCTACAGCGTGATCCCGATCATCCGCAAGGACTCGCTGCACATCAACGCCGGCGACCGCGAGCTGATCCGCGCCGCGATCGCCGCGCAGGACGCGCAGCACGTGCTGGTCACCCACGGCACCGACAGCATGGTCGAGACGGCCAAGGTGCTGGCGACCATTCCGAACAAGACCATCGTCATGACCGGCGCGCTGAATCCGGCGCGTTTCCGCGGCTCCGATGCCGAGTTCAACATCGGCACCGCGGTCGGCGCGGTGCAGTCGCTGCCGCCGGGCGTCTACATCGCCATGAACGGCCGCATCTGGGACCCGAGCAAGGTCCGCAAGAACGTCGACGCGAACCGCTTCGAAGCGATCTGA
- a CDS encoding M20/M25/M40 family metallo-hydrolase produces MNKHFAPLPALLALALSAVIAPAMAQTHSHDHARPADATDDPFQPVFIVTSRETFDAGVQSLARNATGVSNPAGAKLVVAELKTHQLADVTRHVHEKEKRCGGFVAFDTREEAEAFVRSERSVEAMNTKFATYTIDNQATVTPWLSQVAEANIRGTITHLSTQYPNRYYASTHGRTSATWIKDTWAGLANGRSDVTAELYTGCTTCSTQPSAILTIQGSELPNEVVVLGAHLDSISSSGSGDSMNAPGADDDASGIATLTEVLRVAMASGYKPKRTIKFMGYAAEEVGLRGSKAIATDFKNRGVNVVGVLQLDMTNYRTSGAPAVRLVSDYSNSSLQQFLRDLYTTYLGGTVGSYTCGYGCSDHASWTSAGFPAAIYFEGGNSSGGYFGSIHTPNDTLANMGSSAANSVPFAKLGLAFLGELGKTAGTGPGPGTQTYTNGTDYAINDNATVDSPITVSGRTGNAPTSASVSVNIIHTYRGDMKVDLVAPDGSLYNISNRAGGSADNLSGTFNFNLSSEPLNGTWKLRVNDNANADTGRIDTWSITF; encoded by the coding sequence GTGAACAAGCACTTTGCCCCGTTGCCCGCTTTGCTCGCCCTCGCATTGTCCGCCGTCATCGCACCGGCGATGGCGCAGACGCACAGCCACGATCACGCACGTCCGGCCGATGCCACCGACGATCCGTTCCAGCCGGTGTTCATCGTCACTTCGCGCGAGACCTTCGATGCCGGCGTGCAATCGCTCGCGCGCAACGCCACCGGCGTCAGCAACCCGGCCGGAGCCAAGCTGGTGGTGGCCGAACTGAAGACCCATCAGCTCGCCGATGTGACCCGTCATGTCCACGAGAAGGAAAAGCGCTGCGGCGGCTTCGTCGCCTTCGACACGCGCGAAGAAGCCGAAGCCTTCGTACGCAGCGAGCGCAGCGTCGAAGCGATGAACACCAAGTTCGCGACCTACACCATCGACAACCAGGCCACGGTCACGCCGTGGCTGAGCCAGGTTGCCGAAGCCAACATCCGCGGCACCATCACTCACCTGTCGACCCAGTATCCGAACCGCTATTACGCCTCGACCCACGGTCGCACCTCGGCGACCTGGATCAAGGACACCTGGGCCGGCCTGGCCAACGGCCGCAGCGACGTCACCGCCGAGCTCTACACCGGTTGCACCACCTGTTCGACCCAGCCCTCGGCGATCCTGACCATCCAGGGCAGCGAGTTGCCGAACGAAGTAGTGGTGCTGGGCGCGCACCTGGATTCGATCTCCAGCAGCGGCAGCGGCGACTCGATGAACGCACCGGGCGCGGACGACGACGCCTCGGGCATCGCCACCCTGACCGAAGTGCTGCGCGTGGCGATGGCGAGCGGCTACAAGCCCAAGCGCACGATCAAGTTCATGGGCTATGCCGCCGAGGAAGTCGGCCTGCGCGGCTCCAAGGCGATCGCCACCGATTTCAAGAACCGCGGCGTCAACGTGGTCGGCGTGTTGCAGTTGGACATGACCAACTACCGCACCAGCGGTGCGCCGGCGGTGCGTCTGGTCAGCGACTATTCGAACTCCAGCCTGCAGCAGTTCCTGCGCGATCTGTACACCACCTACCTCGGCGGCACCGTCGGCAGCTACACCTGCGGCTACGGTTGCTCCGACCATGCCTCGTGGACCTCGGCCGGCTTCCCCGCGGCGATCTACTTCGAGGGCGGTAACTCCAGCGGCGGTTACTTCGGGTCCATCCACACGCCCAACGACACCCTGGCCAACATGGGCAGCTCGGCCGCCAACAGCGTGCCCTTCGCCAAGCTCGGCCTGGCCTTCCTCGGCGAACTCGGCAAGACCGCCGGCACCGGCCCGGGTCCGGGCACCCAGACCTATACCAACGGTACCGACTACGCGATCAACGACAACGCCACCGTCGACAGCCCGATCACCGTGTCCGGCCGCACCGGCAACGCGCCGACCAGCGCCTCGGTGTCGGTCAACATCATCCACACCTATCGCGGCGACATGAAGGTCGACCTGGTCGCGCCGGACGGCTCGCTCTACAACATCAGCAACCGCGCCGGCGGCAGCGCCGACAATCTGAGCGGCACCTTCAACTTCAACCTGTCCAGCGAACCGCTCAACGGCACCTGGAAGCTGCGCGTCAACGACAACGCCAATGCGGACACCGGCCGCATCGACACCTGGAGCATCACCTTCTGA
- a CDS encoding M14 family zinc carboxypeptidase has protein sequence MRFQYAALPLLLALSAGAKAADDLPVFVTAKYTNSAQLQRIASRFQHLIVDRDAKTVRVEAMPEDLAALSRAGFKYEIDRDATEKLQRLQTALQSSALGIKSIPGYACYRTVEETYTTMDQLATSKPQLARVTNIGPSWQKTQSAGTGYEMKVLKLTNSATDAALPNKPTLVLFGSIHAREYTPAETVTRFAEWLANNYGTNDEATWLLDNFAFQFVLQANPDGRKKAEAGSSWRKNVNNSNGACSASSIGVDLNRNFPYHWNSAAGGSSGNACAETYRGPLAASEPETQNLMRLVAGTRNSSGVYTGGIFPDRRPDDVNTAAPEDYQGIFMDIHSAAQLVLWSWGDTSNPAPNSAALRALGRRMAFHNNYRPQQSDELYATDGTTDDTMYGLLGVPAYTIELGVSFFESCSTFQGTTLPDNLKSLRYAARSLWAPYKLPSGPDTTAVSVSSASVPAGTPVTLTATVDDSVFNQSNGTEPVQNIASARAYLDAPPWAAGAVSYPLNASDGSYNSSREVVSASIPTTGLANGVHTLYVQGTDAAGKPGTPNAVRFTVGGTGPINTPPVANFTSSVSGLSVNFTDSSSDSDGSIVARSWNFGDGTTSTATHPSKTYAASGTYTVTLTVTDDDNASHSKTASVTVSGGGGTQTYSNGTDVQIPDNATVESSIVVSGRTGNAPSDASVTVNILHTYKSDLKVDLVAPDGTLYNIHNRSGGSADNVVGTFVKNLSSEPLNGTWKLRVNDNATQDTGRIDSWSITF, from the coding sequence ATGCGCTTCCAATACGCCGCGCTGCCCCTGTTGCTGGCCTTGTCCGCCGGCGCAAAGGCGGCCGATGACCTGCCTGTCTTCGTCACCGCCAAATACACCAACAGCGCGCAGCTGCAACGCATCGCGTCGCGCTTCCAGCATCTGATCGTCGACCGCGACGCCAAGACCGTCCGCGTCGAAGCCATGCCCGAAGATCTGGCCGCGTTGAGCCGCGCCGGCTTCAAGTACGAGATCGATCGCGACGCGACCGAGAAGCTGCAGCGGCTGCAGACCGCGCTGCAGAGTTCCGCGCTGGGCATCAAGAGCATTCCCGGCTACGCCTGCTATCGCACGGTCGAGGAAACCTACACGACCATGGACCAGCTGGCGACGAGCAAGCCGCAGCTGGCGCGCGTGACCAACATCGGGCCGAGCTGGCAGAAGACCCAGAGCGCCGGCACCGGCTACGAGATGAAGGTGCTCAAGCTGACCAATTCGGCGACCGACGCCGCGCTGCCGAACAAGCCGACCCTGGTGCTGTTCGGTTCGATCCACGCGCGCGAGTACACGCCGGCCGAAACCGTCACCCGTTTCGCCGAATGGCTGGCCAACAACTACGGCACGAACGACGAGGCGACCTGGTTGCTCGACAACTTCGCCTTCCAGTTCGTGCTGCAGGCCAACCCCGACGGCCGCAAGAAGGCCGAAGCCGGCTCGTCCTGGCGCAAGAACGTCAACAACAGCAACGGCGCCTGCAGCGCCTCGTCGATCGGCGTCGACCTCAACCGCAACTTCCCGTATCACTGGAACAGCGCCGCCGGCGGCTCCAGCGGCAACGCCTGCGCCGAGACTTATCGCGGCCCGCTCGCGGCGTCGGAGCCGGAGACGCAGAACCTGATGCGCCTGGTCGCCGGCACCCGCAACAGCAGCGGCGTGTACACCGGCGGCATCTTCCCGGATCGTCGTCCCGACGACGTCAACACCGCCGCGCCCGAGGATTACCAGGGCATCTTCATGGACATCCACAGCGCCGCCCAACTGGTGCTGTGGTCGTGGGGCGATACCAGCAACCCGGCGCCGAACAGCGCGGCGCTGCGTGCGCTCGGCCGGCGCATGGCCTTCCACAACAACTACCGCCCGCAGCAATCCGACGAGCTTTACGCCACCGACGGCACCACCGACGACACCATGTACGGCCTGCTCGGCGTGCCGGCGTACACCATCGAGCTCGGCGTGTCGTTCTTCGAGAGCTGCAGCACCTTCCAGGGCACGACCCTGCCGGACAACCTGAAGTCTCTGCGCTACGCGGCGCGCAGCCTGTGGGCACCGTACAAGCTGCCGTCCGGCCCCGACACCACCGCGGTCAGCGTGTCCTCGGCGAGCGTGCCGGCCGGCACCCCGGTGACGTTGACGGCGACCGTCGACGACAGCGTGTTCAACCAAAGCAACGGCACCGAGCCGGTGCAGAACATCGCCTCGGCCCGGGCCTATCTCGATGCGCCGCCGTGGGCGGCCGGAGCGGTTTCGTATCCGCTCAACGCCAGCGACGGCAGCTACAACAGCAGCCGCGAAGTCGTGAGCGCGAGCATCCCGACCACCGGCCTGGCCAATGGCGTGCACACCTTGTACGTGCAGGGCACCGATGCCGCCGGCAAGCCGGGCACGCCGAACGCGGTGCGCTTCACCGTCGGCGGCACCGGGCCCATCAATACCCCGCCGGTCGCGAATTTCACTTCCAGCGTCAGCGGCCTAAGCGTGAACTTCACCGATAGCTCCAGCGACAGCGACGGCAGCATCGTCGCGCGCAGCTGGAACTTCGGCGACGGCACCACCTCGACCGCGACCCATCCGAGCAAGACCTACGCCGCATCGGGCACTTATACGGTCACCCTGACGGTCACCGACGACGATAACGCCAGCCATAGCAAGACCGCCTCGGTCACCGTCAGCGGAGGCGGCGGCACCCAGACCTACAGCAACGGCACCGACGTGCAGATCCCCGACAACGCGACGGTCGAGAGCAGCATCGTGGTCTCCGGCCGCACCGGCAACGCACCGAGCGACGCGTCGGTGACGGTCAACATCCTGCACACCTACAAGAGCGATCTGAAAGTCGACCTGGTGGCGCCGGACGGCACCCTCTACAACATCCACAACCGCAGCGGCGGCAGCGCCGACAACGTCGTCGGCACCTTCGTCAAGAACCTGTCGAGCGAGCCGCTCAACGGCACCTGGAAGCTGCGCGTCAACGACAACGCCACTCAGGACACCGGCCGCATCGACAGTTGGAGCATCACCTTCTGA